GAGACCTGCGGTAAGATTGTTTATGCAACCCTGAATTTctcatttgtttatattaattttagttgtCCAGGTATATGAATTTCAATGTTTTCGATTCTTCAAGTCTATTTGCTGAAACCGGTGATTGAGTTATTGCATCGAAGCATATGTAGGATAAAAGGGACACCGggtcaaaaacaaaattaacttattaattaaacaaaaataatatacttcTTTCAAGTAGTAGATTTAATACGGTCAGTATGAAACTACCACAAAAGGAAGTTGAATGCAAAATTCAAACGTTACCACCCAGTCCTGAAGGAGCTGGTGGATCCGAAAGCCCTGAAGAAAATTCggatatattaataaaaacgaTTTTGGATGCTTTCTGGAAACTATGTATGATACATTTTATGTTCTTCCCTCATTGGCATTtgtgtaatattatatttataggGGTCCAACTAAAGCTTCTAGCATCATTTGTAATGGTTGACCTTGGCGGTTATCAATTGCTCGACAGGCTTGTGCAATGGAGTGTTAGAAATCCTCATAAAGCCATTTGTATATTTGCAGCTTTTTTGGCCTTTTTACTGCCATTTTTGTTAATGTTGGGTATTGGACTTTCGACTCTATTGATGACACTCACCGGATTTTTGGTTCTAGAAGGTATATACGCCCTCACCTGTATCTTCTGacatttaaagtaaattttatgaTCTTTTTAATTTCAAGGTGTAATATTGACCATAATTGCAATGCTACTGATCGGTTGTTTGGGTTCCTTAATTTTAGTGGTGCTATTTTTAAAGCAACTAAATCGAACATAAAATAtggttttaagatttttttatgaaatttttgaaagaactAATGGAGACAAAGTTAAGTTAGAAACAATGATTAAATTATCGGAGTGCACTTGaaaattgttgtatttattgaagatattatataaagaaaaaattgatcAACTAATGGAATAAATATACCAGTAAAAAAGACTACTGAAATAAAAGGAAAGACATAGTAAccctatatacatgtatatatgtacaaaaattgtttattattgtaACAGATTAAAACAATAAGAACAGAACGTAagaacaaaaattcaaattttagttttaacatTAGaaggaattaaaaatatttcttatacgaaaacttttacaaatcgATTAATTCTTTAGTTATCGATATTGTTAAGAATTCataatcaaattttgtaaatgcaGCTCTACATATTCAGCACTTTCACGAGTGGTGTTGAATATTTCAGCAAAGCATTCGTGTAATTTGCGTGAACTCGTATtgtcttaaaaattttcttctccgcgaaaatttgtttttttataataaaaaagtgcattaaattaattaaaaagtgtgAAAAAGGGTCTTCTTACATAAACTAAGCGGTAAGTTAATAAATGCGAAAAGAGATATATGTTTTTTCGAGCAATATCGATTCGTAAATAGTTGGGTGTTTGGAAGTGAAGTGTATTTTCTGGAGGTGTGGTGCATAAAAGAGGTGTACGAAGTCTCGCACTTGATGTTGTTGGTGCTTCTGCTGGTGCAATGCTTTGTGTGTATACATGTGTAgtcatatatttgtttttacttgtCAAAACGTTGCATTCAGCATTTCTTACACATTCCATAACCAATTCTTTTGAGGGAACTGCAGTACGTATTTATAATCATGGATAATTATTATCcatgtttataattttcttacatTGATATAATGGTATCTTTCTGAAATTGTGTCAATATAttacgatatatatatatatatatatacgtttcAGGTATTTTGTCAAGTATTCTGTGTACTTTTCGAAATCGTAAATGTTTTCATGAAACAATTTGTAAATACTAGTGTAATTTATAATGCAATAGAAATATCCATATCAATTTCTACCTGAATTTTACTACAACACTGTCCATACAGTAATTAACCTGCGGCAAGTCTTTCCGCATTTACATAGTAGCCATCTTGAAACTTGGTGTCATCTTATTAACACAACTTGTCAGTTCTAGCATATCTGCAAGAAGGTATGTTGTTTGCAAttgatagttttaaaattaaaggtATCTTTAAAGTGGAAGATATGTTTAAAATGTTCTTAAATATTTCTCGTACTTCTCTATTCCCATATTATTGTGcatttataattgttttaaattgatGTATTCTTAGTCTTTGAGTAACCAACGTCTAAttagtgaataaaataatggaaaaatctCGGAGAACTATTTCCTGCtggttataaaaaaaagtaagaatagAAATGCCTGAATCCAATCGTATTAAATAGAGTTGCCGTCTATCTATTTTAAGATgggtcaaaaatataatatgccACAATATGATTATGATAAGCAGGTTCATTTCCGGGCATTCctttattatatgtacatacacatttatgcataaatttatttataaaaggtTATGCAATTCCACGAATTACTTCTTaactaacatttaaaaaaaatgtatgctatTGCTTTGCGGGTAACTCTTGCGTTGACTGACTGACCTGCGCTTGAGCACAATTCTTGCCTGCTTCATTGTCTTGCAAGGGCCGATTGTGTTTGGGCTTCTTTGGCGTTTTTCTGTTTTACTCGACTGTTCGTTGTCGGCTTGCATACATCAATAAACAAATCGCTAAAACGTCGTATAGTGTAAAACGTGAGTCAAATTAacatgttattttgaaaaatatttacctgTAAAAGCGAGGAAAAATACAcatcttttgtttgtttttgttccttttGTAGAAATGCATACGCATATTCATTAAGTGGGTGAAAGATTTCTGTAGTTTTGTGTGATCCATGTACTCTTAAGATTGTCTACAGCActgattatttaattaaaatcacaaTTTGGTTGACTTGCCGTACAAATTTTGGTTATAAGGTTTGGTACTTTATTGGAGTCAAGTAATTATCTTCGGACAAAAGCTTTTCTTCGGGAAATAAACATATACCATCCTAgcttttagaaatttatttattatcttagagtttattattaaacatattttatatttattttttaggtgTGGTGTGCTCTTCCTAAATCACCAAGATGAGTTACATGCCAGCGCAAAACCGTACAAGTAAGTtgaaaattaaaggaaatgGAGTTTTACTCATCATTAAACATAACGAAGAAATTAAcaagtgtaaacaaaaaatagtcgAATGATTTTAGTAAAGTACTTATAGGAATAAAATTAAAGTGTAGTTAAATATTACTACAGTAGGAAACGTATTTAAAACACATgttcaacatatttaaatttactaaatgtgtttttgatagtaacaaatttttaataattttattttattaaattcattttttatttatttttattaaattttcatggTTGACATTTCCCAGTCTGTAGACTAAAGTGCTTTTCCGGTAAAATGAATTA
The DNA window shown above is from Bactrocera tryoni isolate S06 chromosome 4, CSIRO_BtryS06_freeze2, whole genome shotgun sequence and carries:
- the LOC120775383 gene encoding uncharacterized protein LOC120775383 encodes the protein MKLPQKEVECKIQTLPPSPEGAGGSESPEENSDILIKTILDAFWKLWVQLKLLASFVMVDLGGYQLLDRLVQWSVRNPHKAICIFAAFLAFLLPFLLMLGIGLSTLLMTLTGFLVLEGVILTIIAMLLIGCLGSLILVVLFLKQLNRT